In Dermacentor albipictus isolate Rhodes 1998 colony unplaced genomic scaffold, USDA_Dalb.pri_finalv2 scaffold_68, whole genome shotgun sequence, one genomic interval encodes:
- the LOC139053088 gene encoding protein argonaute-2-like, with protein sequence MAPPRKVRTAAEEPLRRATGKAATRQRPPQEHWAESSASRSSPSNRSDRVADVKTRQELRDSPRTCEQSPCYGARSRRSAARGTDVMAAAKAAAAPGGAAAPPAATAPGSFAQALQQRAMSQTSRTAIAPPSPTTTGQSYSNGFHKPRKDGGNSAGISPASVSPTVTPPRTGADDTTLSLTGSSNDDMQIMEMERSLPSHFPLRPAHGKLGRQIQLIANHFNIDIPHGNVYHYDVEIYSATSAGAKVPEQKKYRCLSTKINRIVIELLVEKYRQDLSNCIPAFDGRKNLYTRRQLHFRERTFSVDLNEDQRIQNFVVKIQYAATVNLDALHAVYQNCVNTVPQEVLQAIDIVLRHGPSIKLTPVGRSFFKAPPPQELNALGGGREVWFGYYTSVRAAQWKPMLNVDMSATAFYECMPVINFMCKIFSDSRREMQPADFRTLRDFHHARLNKELKGLRVKVTHLPYPRKYKVVRVTKESAKEIFFDQDGTRTSVAEYFQKRYSRLLYPHFPCVQSGSVEHPVFIPLEVCELVEGQHCCKKLDENQTAEMIKRTAKPPFKRFQEIRQSVRDLVNSTEDYLREFSIKINTDPTQLKGRVLEPPSLVFENNSVSKPREGTWDLRGQHFYKPATMDRWTLVSLSRFAQRDHLDNFVKMLLRIGMELGMRIEQPIEISAPDHNRRSIRSILKEQQQKHSKLQMVVIVIAKTTNYAEIKQVAETELGLRTQCLLENNVVKKCNVALVQNLCQKINAKMGGTNNSLLAQEKPALFQKPVIIIGADVSHPSPGDRIRSSVAACVGSLDSIPSKFHATVRIQMEHAEAKARVEIIKDLKEMMKDMLKAFFRATRHKPERIIFYRDGVSEGQFLEVRNSELSAIRLACQELSPNESYEPALTFIVVQKRHHTRFMPARDRDGVGKFHNVPPGTTVDSVVTHPLDFDFFLCSHFGIQGTSRPAHYYILWDDSNFTADELQKLSYYLCHTYARCARSVSIPAPVYYAHLAAFRAKTHIISKVDVSSSSSDSSGGSGDTVATSQYVEAVRVLEALQASMYFV encoded by the exons ATGGCTCCACCTCGGAAGGTAAGAACCGCTGCAGAAGAACCTCTTCGCAGGGCTACGGGCAAGGCTGCAACGAGGCAACGTCCTCCTCAGGAGCACTGGGCGGAGAGCAgcgcaagccgcagctcgccgtcgaacCGTTCAGATCGAGTG GCAGACGTCAAGACCAGGCAAGAGCTTCGAGACTCTCCACGCACCTGTGAGCAGTCGCCATGTTATGGCGCCCGCAGCAGAAGATCTGCAGCACGAGGAACAGACGTCATGGCTGCTGCAAAAGCAG CAGCGGCGCCCGGCGGAGCCGCGGCCCCACCCGCGGCTACTGCACCCGGTTCGTTTGCACAAGCGCTCCAGCAGCGGGCGATGTCCCAGACGAGCCGCACTGCGATCGCGCCTCCGAGCCCGACGACAACCGGCCAGAGCTATTCCAACGGATTTCATAAGCCGCGAAAGGATGGCGGTAATTCGGCGGGCATCTCGCCCGCCTCTGTCTCACCGACTGTGACACCACCGCGCACCGGTGCTGACGACACCACCTTGAGCCTGACTGGGTCGTCAAACGACGACATGCAGATCATG GAGATGGAACGGTCACTCCCTTCACACTTCCCACTGCGTCCCGCACACGGAAAGCTAGGACGGCAGATCCAGTTGATCGCCAATCACTTCAACATCGACATCCCCCATGGCAACGTGTATCACTATGACGTGGAGATCTACTCCGCGACCTCCGCGGGTGCCAAGGTGCCTGAGCAGAAAAAATACCGCTGCCTCAGCACAAAGATCAACCGCATAGTAATAGAACTGCTCGTCGAGAAGTACCGCCAAGACCTCTCCAACTGCATACCGGCTTTCGACGGCCGCAAAAACCTGTACACGAGGCGCCAACTACACTTCCGTGAGCGCACGTTCTCGGTTGACCTGAACGAGGACCAGAGGATCCAGAACTTCGTCGTGAAGATCCAGTACGCGGCCACAGTCAACTTGGACGCTCTGCACGCAGTTTACCAGAATTGCGTCAACACCGTGCCCCAGGAGGTGTTGCAGGCCATTGACATCGTCTTGCGCCATGGACCGTCCATCAAGCTGACGCCCGTCGGGCGGTCTTTCTTCAAGGCACCACCGCCGCAGGAGCTAAACGCGCTGGGCGGTGGCCGCGAGGTCTGGTTCGGCTACTACACGAGCGTGCGGGCGGCCCAGTGGAAGCCCATGCTGAACGTTGACATGTCGGCAACTGCCTTCTACGAGTGCATGCCCGTCATCAACTTCATGTGCAAGATCTTCAGCGACAGTCGGCGCGAGATGCAGCCCGCTGACTTCAGAACGCTTCGCGACTTCCACCATGCACGGCTCAACAAGGAGCTCAAGGGGCTGCGCGTCAAAGTCACACACCTGCCCTACCCGCGCAAGTACAAAGTCGTGCGAGTCACCAAGGAGTCAGCCAAGGAAATCTTCTTCGACCAGGACGGCACGAGAACTTCCGTGGCCGAGTACTTCCAGAAACGTTACAGCCGCCTCCTGTACCCGCACTTTCCCTGTGTGCAGAGTGGAAGTGTCGAGCACCCAGTCTTCATTCCCCTCGAGGTGTGCGAGCTGGTCGAGGGCCAGCACTGCTGCAAGAAGCTGGACGAGAACCAGACCGCTGAGATGATCAAGCGCACGGCCAAGCCACCGTTCAAGCGCTTCCAG GAAATCCGCCAGTCGGTGCGTGACCTGGTGAACAGCACCGAGGATTACCTGCGTGAGTTCAGCATCAAGATCAACACCGACCCAACGCAGCTCAAGGGTCGAGTGCTCGAGCCGCCGTCTCTGGTGTTCGAGAACAACTCCGTCAGCAAGCCGCGCGAGGGCACGTGGGATCTTCGGGGCCAGCACTTTTATAAGCCGGCCACCATGGACCGCTGGACGTTGGTCAGTCTAAGCCGGTTTGCGCAGCGCGACCACCTTGATAACTTCGTCAAGATGCTTTTGCGCATCGGCATGGAACTGGGCATGCGCATCGAGCAGCCGATCGAGATCTCGGCGCCCGACCACAATCGGCGTTCCATCCGCTCCATCCTCAAAGAGCAACAGCAGAAGCATAGCAAGCTGCAGATGGTCGTCATTGTGATCGCCAAGACCACCAACTACGCCGAGATCAAGCAGGTTGCGGAGACCGAGCTCGGGCTGCGCACTCAGTGCCTGCTGGAGAACAACGTGGTGAAGAAGTGCAACGTGGCGCTCGTGCAGAACCTGTGCCAAAAGATCAACGCCAAGATGGGCGGCACCAATAACAGCCTGCTGGCACAGGAGAAGCCCGCGCTGTTCCAGAAGCCCGTCATCATCATCGGCGCCGACGTCTCTCACCCATCGCCCGGTGACAGGATCCGGTCTTCGGTCGCCGCCTGCGTCGGGAGCCTCGACTCGATTCCATCCAAGTTCCACGCCACCGTCCGCATCCAGATGGAGCACGCCGAGGCCAAGGCGCGCGTCGAGATCATCAAGGATCTCAAGGAGATGATGAAGGACATGCTGAAGGCCTTCTTccgtgccacgaggcacaagccgGAGCGCATCATCTTCTACCGCGACGGCGTGAGCGAGGGGCAGTTCCTCGAAGTACGGAACAGCGAG CTGAGCGCCATCCGACTGGCGTGCCAGGAGCTGTCGCCCAACGAGTCGTACGAGCCGGCGCTCACCTTCATCGTGGTGCAGAAGCGTCACCACACGCGCTTCATGCCGGCCAGGGACCGTGACGGAGTCGGCAAGTTCCACAACGTGCCGCCGGGCACCACCGTCGACTCGGTGGTCACGCACCCGCTGGACTTCGACTTCTTCCTCTGCAGCCACTTCGGCATCCAG GGCACCAGCCGCCCTGCACACTACTACATCCTCTGGGACGACTCGAACTTCACCGCAGACGAGCTGCAGAAGCTCAGCTATTACCTATGCCACACGTACGCCCGGTGCGCCCGTAGTGTGAGCATCCCAGCACCCGTCTACTACGCGCACCTGGCCGCGTTCCGGGCCAAAACCCACATCATCAGCAAGGTAGACGTGTCCAGCTCCAGCAGCGACTCATCTGGGGGCAGCGGGGACACCGTTGCCACCAGCCAGTATGTCGAGGCTGTGCGGGTCCTGGAGGCGCTCCAGGCCTCGATGTACTTCGTCTGA